A window of the Bacteriovorax sp. PP10 genome harbors these coding sequences:
- a CDS encoding ATP-binding cassette domain-containing protein codes for MVWLQTLFFWKAFNLSRLARRRPLQIDDLIPLPDDIKNSAFLPNEFNLGHEKHPRLKFLWVQLRKQKMATFKTVMLFQWNEAMGGLTALAIHSYLTAVAQDDIRTAGLWGVVFSLSSMMTILVFAQYMMTFMKAKIKMTHGLQKEVLRKAFALNFESRQKCPSGDLINRLEVDVDSVTNLVERIADCLGVITHLIIATYLLHKFLGMPGAISVFVLALVIPLAKYISKKSREYEFELMKRRDERVTYMSQVITGIRVIKSFVWEKATTKDCLSLRDAELQSLEKRTLLSAFGSLIFMGSATMAAIIGFGLYVAMGNVLTPAKVFAALVIYADLPMPFLILKDVITVFAKTLASAQRLIDFFSLEEISEEEQKLRDQNKTNTGTSSLDVSIDGKSILQNISFIVENGKSLAIVGRVGSGKSILLETLIGEMQGHGKVWMQEQNKRIAYVPQQPFIMNDTVRKNIEFGKNNLDKSLIDEAIKLCAFQPDLALMPHGLDTEIGEHGINLSGGQKQRLSMVRAVVMNPEIILLDDPFSALDVKTEMFISNQLLFNHWSDKTRICVTHRLNSLPRFDNILFLENGTISAMGTYHDLVATNPEFRTFIESELKSQHDHVETPVAVHVNEETEEEATPTEFTTVEDRRIGRVRSNVYKNFLHSFGDGADWKNKAISLAVILCSANILTLLQNFWLKNWANSSVSSQFSPAIGWGIYAAIALCALFMSYWGDRTSTMTVIHAANRIHKRAFSAILASPLRYFDVNPSGRILNRFSVDLERIESSLSRFISRYLDAILNMIFKIGFICWNVPFMTLAAIPTLFAYMRFFLFTQPASRDLARLSSISRSPMFAFFRECIRGRTAIRSHNRVEEFSTNFVEKIRTAQRVSISARYMKCYTDVHLGILATIFVGTTTASLIYLSHNKMIDAALAGLILVFSNEFLGNLKSISRGTSEIENAMVSVERLHDVSLLSPEPSINHEPALRPDAVWPTVGTVEFAGVWARYNIDLPWILKSVDFKIQGGKHAALMGRTGSGKSSIIQAISRNFLSEKGKILIDGVDVQTIPLARLRQSIAYVPQEPTLVIGSLRENLDRNYEYSDEVIWSALEKSHMAALVRSLPSGLETIVHENGLNFSVGQRQLLCLARALIANTKIIILDEATASVDVETDALIQDTIQTAFIGRTAIIIAHRPSSAAHCDQVITLNDGRVVA; via the coding sequence ATGGTTTGGCTGCAAACTCTATTCTTTTGGAAAGCTTTTAATCTTTCCAGGCTTGCTCGTCGTCGCCCTCTTCAGATCGACGATCTTATTCCTCTACCTGACGATATTAAAAATTCAGCATTCCTGCCGAATGAATTCAATCTGGGCCACGAAAAGCACCCACGCTTAAAATTTTTGTGGGTTCAATTGCGTAAGCAAAAAATGGCGACGTTTAAAACCGTCATGCTTTTTCAATGGAACGAGGCCATGGGTGGTCTTACCGCTCTTGCGATTCACTCTTATCTGACTGCGGTTGCTCAAGATGACATTAGAACGGCCGGATTATGGGGAGTGGTTTTTTCTCTTTCATCAATGATGACCATCCTGGTGTTCGCTCAGTACATGATGACCTTCATGAAAGCGAAAATAAAGATGACACATGGCCTGCAGAAAGAAGTTTTGCGAAAGGCCTTTGCTTTAAACTTTGAAAGTCGTCAGAAATGCCCGTCGGGAGATTTAATTAATCGTCTTGAAGTTGATGTGGACTCGGTCACGAATCTTGTAGAGAGAATTGCGGACTGTCTCGGAGTTATCACTCACCTTATTATTGCGACTTATCTTCTTCATAAATTTCTAGGAATGCCCGGAGCAATCAGCGTTTTTGTTCTTGCTTTAGTTATTCCGCTGGCAAAATACATTTCGAAAAAATCCCGTGAATATGAATTTGAGTTGATGAAGAGACGTGATGAGCGCGTCACTTATATGTCTCAAGTGATCACTGGGATTCGAGTGATTAAATCTTTTGTCTGGGAAAAAGCGACGACTAAGGATTGTTTGAGTCTAAGAGATGCAGAACTTCAAAGTTTAGAAAAGCGCACGCTTCTTTCGGCCTTTGGATCTCTCATATTTATGGGCTCGGCCACAATGGCCGCGATTATTGGATTCGGTCTTTATGTAGCAATGGGAAATGTGCTGACACCGGCAAAAGTTTTTGCAGCACTCGTTATCTATGCTGATTTGCCTATGCCATTTTTAATTCTTAAAGATGTCATCACTGTTTTTGCGAAGACTCTTGCTTCGGCCCAAAGATTAATTGATTTCTTTTCGCTGGAAGAAATTTCAGAAGAAGAGCAAAAATTAAGAGATCAAAATAAAACCAACACAGGGACTTCATCATTAGATGTCTCTATCGATGGCAAATCTATACTGCAAAATATTTCATTCATCGTTGAAAATGGAAAAAGTCTTGCGATCGTAGGAAGAGTCGGAAGTGGAAAATCAATTCTGCTTGAAACTTTGATTGGTGAAATGCAAGGGCATGGAAAAGTCTGGATGCAAGAGCAGAATAAGCGTATTGCTTATGTTCCTCAGCAGCCTTTTATCATGAACGATACCGTTAGAAAAAACATTGAGTTCGGAAAAAATAATTTAGATAAATCTCTCATCGATGAAGCTATCAAACTTTGCGCCTTCCAACCCGACCTGGCGTTAATGCCTCACGGATTGGACACTGAAATTGGTGAACACGGAATCAATCTTTCAGGTGGGCAAAAGCAGCGACTTTCAATGGTCCGTGCTGTGGTGATGAATCCGGAAATTATTCTTCTTGATGATCCTTTCAGTGCTCTCGATGTAAAAACAGAAATGTTTATTTCGAATCAGCTGCTTTTTAATCACTGGTCAGACAAAACAAGAATTTGTGTGACTCACAGACTTAACTCACTTCCAAGATTTGATAATATTCTTTTCCTGGAAAATGGAACAATTTCGGCCATGGGAACTTACCATGACCTGGTCGCAACGAATCCGGAGTTTAGAACTTTTATAGAGAGTGAACTTAAATCTCAACATGATCATGTTGAAACTCCTGTTGCTGTTCATGTTAATGAAGAAACTGAAGAAGAGGCCACTCCGACTGAATTTACAACTGTCGAAGACAGAAGGATCGGTCGAGTTCGCAGCAACGTCTATAAGAATTTTTTACATTCGTTTGGTGACGGCGCTGATTGGAAAAACAAGGCGATTTCTCTCGCTGTTATTCTTTGTTCGGCCAATATCCTCACTCTGCTTCAGAATTTCTGGTTAAAGAACTGGGCCAATTCTTCTGTATCTTCACAATTCTCTCCTGCTATTGGCTGGGGAATTTATGCAGCGATAGCTTTGTGTGCTCTCTTCATGTCGTATTGGGGTGACAGGACATCGACGATGACAGTGATTCACGCTGCCAACAGAATTCATAAGCGTGCTTTTTCTGCAATTTTAGCTTCACCACTACGCTACTTTGATGTGAATCCATCGGGAAGAATTCTCAATCGTTTTTCTGTCGACCTGGAGAGAATCGAGTCTTCGCTATCACGATTTATTTCTCGTTACCTCGATGCCATTTTAAATATGATTTTTAAAATCGGATTTATATGCTGGAATGTCCCTTTCATGACATTGGCCGCGATTCCTACTCTATTTGCTTATATGAGATTTTTTCTTTTCACTCAGCCAGCATCAAGAGACCTCGCTCGCCTATCTTCTATAAGCCGAAGCCCGATGTTTGCTTTTTTCCGTGAATGCATCCGTGGTAGAACAGCGATCAGAAGTCATAATCGTGTTGAAGAATTTTCAACTAACTTTGTCGAAAAAATCCGTACGGCCCAACGAGTTTCTATCAGTGCTCGTTATATGAAATGTTACACCGACGTTCACCTGGGGATTCTTGCCACTATTTTTGTCGGGACAACGACGGCGAGTTTAATTTATTTATCACATAATAAAATGATTGATGCCGCCCTGGCCGGATTAATTCTCGTTTTCTCTAATGAGTTTTTAGGAAACTTAAAATCGATTTCTCGTGGAACTTCTGAAATTGAAAATGCGATGGTCTCAGTTGAGCGCTTACATGATGTCTCATTATTAAGTCCTGAGCCTTCTATTAATCACGAACCTGCTCTTCGCCCAGATGCCGTCTGGCCGACAGTTGGAACAGTTGAATTTGCAGGCGTATGGGCCCGTTACAATATAGATCTTCCATGGATTTTAAAAAGTGTAGATTTTAAGATTCAAGGTGGGAAGCACGCTGCTCTAATGGGGAGAACGGGATCTGGGAAAAGTAGTATTATCCAAGCGATCAGTAGAAACTTTCTTTCTGAGAAAGGAAAAATTTTGATTGATGGTGTGGATGTTCAAACAATTCCTTTGGCGAGACTTCGTCAGTCTATTGCTTATGTTCCTCAAGAGCCGACTCTCGTTATAGGATCGTTACGCGAGAACTTAGATAGAAATTATGAATATAGCGATGAGGTTATTTGGAGTGCTCTGGAAAAATCGCATATGGCAGCACTTGTGAGAAGTCTTCCATCAGGCTTAGAGACAATTGTTCATGAGAATGGATTGAACTTTAGTGTTGGGCAGAGGCAGTTGTTGTGTCTTGCTCGTGCCTTGATTGCTAATACGAAAATTATTATTCTGGATGAAGCGACTGCTAGTGTGGATGTTGAAACG
- a CDS encoding protein-glutamine glutaminase family protein, which translates to MKILFIFLFSFFYFSDAYTQVNTERTKVFFKTLENIGVPPIACDTKFGLATTTVVPVDFKTVKLNVSSKRLENYEGVKVSVLSKEEAQKLFDSFKELRYIPSKYLEDGCYARAHELALIAKNNGITLGKAFLLPNKDGDLLYPKNIKANDPDRFAKSFNGWKYHANAFVLVQNGDKVEPYVFDLGVSEKIQSFDEWKNNLAHSPKESRIITKPAASIFHDSSFSSPDLSIIDSLVETQKTIDELGMDEYLFRLESGWL; encoded by the coding sequence ATGAAAATTTTATTTATTTTCTTATTCTCATTTTTTTATTTCAGCGATGCTTACACGCAAGTTAATACTGAAAGAACTAAAGTCTTTTTTAAGACTCTAGAAAATATCGGTGTGCCTCCAATTGCTTGCGATACAAAGTTTGGATTAGCAACGACGACCGTAGTGCCTGTTGACTTCAAAACGGTAAAGCTAAACGTCAGCTCAAAAAGATTAGAAAATTATGAGGGAGTCAAGGTAAGTGTTCTATCAAAAGAAGAGGCACAAAAACTTTTTGATAGCTTTAAAGAGCTAAGATATATTCCTTCTAAATACTTGGAGGATGGATGTTACGCCCGTGCACATGAGCTTGCATTAATCGCAAAAAATAATGGCATAACTCTAGGTAAGGCATTCCTTTTACCTAACAAAGATGGTGATCTTCTTTATCCTAAAAACATAAAGGCGAATGATCCAGATAGGTTTGCAAAGAGTTTTAATGGTTGGAAGTATCATGCAAATGCTTTTGTCTTAGTTCAAAATGGTGACAAAGTTGAACCCTATGTCTTTGATCTTGGCGTTTCAGAAAAAATTCAAAGTTTCGATGAATGGAAGAATAATCTTGCTCATTCTCCTAAGGAAAGTCGAATCATTACAAAGCCTGCGGCTTCTATCTTTCATGACAGTTCGTTCTCATCTCCTGATTTAAGTATTATTGATAGTTTGGTAGAGACTCAAAAAACAATCGATGAGCTTGGTATGGATGAATATCTCTTTCGGCTAGAGAGTGGCTGGCTTTAA
- a CDS encoding SlyX family protein has protein sequence MIEERLTALEIKFSHQDFLVDELNKMVSDQQQLIDKLIKEIQNLKISIDGNAQSTRTLEDDVPPHY, from the coding sequence ATGATTGAAGAACGTTTAACGGCCCTTGAAATTAAATTCTCTCACCAAGATTTTCTTGTAGATGAGTTGAATAAAATGGTTTCCGATCAGCAGCAGCTCATCGATAAATTAATCAAAGAGATTCAAAACTTGAAAATTTCTATCGATGGTAATGCACAGTCTACTAGAACGTTAGAGGACGATGTTCCTCCACATTATTAA
- a CDS encoding 4-hydroxy-tetrahydrodipicolinate reductase translates to MKIRIGLLGFGRTGSIVAKELVSDPALSLEWVCKRTISKELLYASHSLGFDKKFAPFISEDKMNKPFLDKNPVDIVIDFSSSNACKLYSEISKSGAKIVSAISNYTTEQFTNILEASKETAILHSPNITLGINWLMMASKLLQKIIPHADIEVIEEHFRDKKDISGTALKLATNLNLDPGKHVNSIRVGGIIGKHEVIFGLPHQTLRLTHESINRAAFGTGAIFASKWLQNKENGLYSMDNAIQENFVSKLLELTEVQKL, encoded by the coding sequence ATGAAAATTAGAATTGGTCTATTAGGCTTTGGAAGAACCGGATCGATTGTGGCCAAAGAACTTGTTTCTGACCCGGCACTGAGCTTAGAATGGGTCTGTAAGCGGACAATCTCTAAAGAATTGCTTTACGCTAGTCATTCATTAGGGTTTGATAAAAAATTTGCACCTTTTATCTCCGAAGATAAAATGAACAAACCATTTCTTGATAAAAATCCTGTCGATATAGTAATAGATTTTTCTTCTAGTAATGCATGCAAGCTTTATTCTGAAATCTCGAAATCTGGAGCGAAAATAGTTTCAGCTATTTCAAATTATACTACAGAGCAATTTACGAATATCCTAGAGGCATCAAAGGAAACCGCAATCCTTCATTCTCCTAATATTACACTTGGGATCAACTGGTTAATGATGGCCTCAAAATTACTTCAAAAAATAATCCCCCATGCTGACATAGAAGTTATTGAAGAGCATTTTAGAGATAAAAAAGATATTTCAGGAACTGCGTTAAAACTCGCTACAAATTTAAATCTAGATCCAGGTAAACATGTAAACTCAATCAGAGTCGGAGGAATAATCGGGAAACATGAGGTTATTTTCGGACTCCCTCATCAAACTCTAAGATTAACCCATGAAAGTATAAATAGAGCTGCATTTGGAACAGGTGCTATTTTTGCCAGCAAATGGCTGCAAAACAAGGAAAACGGTCTTTATTCAATGGACAATGCTATCCAAGAGAATTTTGTTTCTAAGCTTTTGGAGTTAACTGAGGTGCAGAAACTTTGA
- a CDS encoding putative Na+/H+ antiporter — protein MNPSNLEIAASIIFLLAIVHTFLVSKFAKFAHRYPEGSVHENLFHYLAEIEAVFGIWSILFFTIMIFYIGYSESVHYIETLNFTEPAFVFVIMAMAGTKPIVQLAEKLIIKFSKLIPLSGKMAFYLTVMILGPLVGSFITEPAAMTVTALILLKYFFSKSMSLKFKYATIGLLFVNVSIGGTLSHFAAPPVLMVASKWGWGLEHMFVNFGYKGAISCFISTILITLVFKKELTGTLDLQNKISKKNTDTPIWVICIHLLFLIAVVITAHHLTIFIGLFLFFLGFTSVTKEFQDSIKIKESLMVGFFLAGLIVLGTPQKWWLQPLITNLSDYILFFGATGLTALTDNAALTYLGSLVELSDSAKYYLLAGAVSGGGLTVIANAPNPAGYGILKVAFDDENISPLGILKGALIPTIISLLCFGLLP, from the coding sequence ATGAATCCTAGCAACCTTGAAATTGCCGCGTCTATTATTTTTCTTTTGGCCATCGTTCACACATTCCTTGTTAGCAAATTTGCAAAATTCGCTCATCGTTATCCCGAAGGCTCTGTTCACGAAAATCTTTTTCATTATTTGGCCGAAATTGAAGCAGTATTTGGAATATGGTCGATTTTATTTTTTACAATAATGATATTTTATATTGGATACTCCGAGTCTGTTCACTACATTGAGACACTTAATTTCACAGAACCAGCTTTTGTTTTTGTTATTATGGCCATGGCAGGTACAAAACCCATTGTGCAATTAGCAGAAAAATTAATCATTAAATTTTCTAAACTTATTCCCTTATCTGGCAAGATGGCATTCTATTTAACTGTCATGATTCTTGGTCCACTGGTTGGATCATTTATTACCGAACCAGCTGCAATGACTGTAACGGCACTAATTTTATTAAAATACTTTTTTTCAAAATCTATGAGTCTAAAATTTAAGTACGCTACCATTGGATTACTTTTCGTGAATGTGTCAATTGGAGGTACTCTCTCCCATTTTGCAGCACCTCCAGTCTTAATGGTTGCAAGTAAATGGGGATGGGGTCTTGAACATATGTTTGTGAACTTTGGATACAAGGGTGCTATCTCTTGCTTCATAAGTACTATTTTGATTACCTTGGTCTTTAAAAAAGAATTGACTGGAACTTTAGATTTACAAAATAAAATATCTAAAAAAAATACTGATACTCCAATATGGGTTATATGCATTCACTTATTATTTTTAATCGCGGTTGTTATAACTGCTCACCACCTTACAATATTCATTGGTTTATTTTTATTTTTTCTTGGATTTACTTCTGTAACAAAAGAATTTCAAGATAGTATTAAAATTAAAGAATCCTTAATGGTTGGATTTTTTCTAGCTGGCCTAATAGTTCTAGGAACTCCACAAAAATGGTGGCTCCAGCCTCTTATTACAAATCTTTCAGACTATATTCTCTTTTTTGGAGCGACTGGGTTAACTGCACTAACAGACAACGCGGCCTTGACCTATTTGGGATCTCTAGTTGAGCTATCTGACTCTGCAAAATATTACTTATTAGCAGGGGCAGTTTCTGGAGGTGGATTAACCGTAATAGCCAATGCACCCAATCCTGCGGGCTATGGGATATTAAAAGTTGCCTTTGATGATGAAAATATATCTCCATTAGGAATTTTAAAAGGTGCTCTAATACCGACAATTATATCTCTTTTATGTTTTGGATTACTTCCATAG
- a CDS encoding chloride channel protein, whose amino-acid sequence MKLTITNYFNESILGVKTSKSAIFNGIIIGSLVGLSVAFYDWLLTDMFAMQTKKYIPLHLLGMLPFIGMILTGLIIKQFSVLTTSTADEVVHAFHTTPKSLSLRKSIPKFFASLTTIGFGASAGLEGSSKWLGAAIGLFTQRIINFLKPVLHFDGNLSDAIMTGASAGIAAIFKAPLSGTIMALESPYKKDFAHEPLVQSFIGAVTSYTVFIQFRGSAKFFIINLNYDLRWQDIFICALIGVITGLFSTSFINILKKINLNFTSKLSLMTKYLLGGILLSLIAYIGLYHFGHYVTMFGGNDVINNLLANKYDIDQSFLISILKSLATIITFAFGGVGGLFLPSATIGACIGEVFQLLFHFATPGILPIIGIASFIAASYNGLLFGPVLIAEISGEPSLVVLGIIASTVSYLVSNGVSNSSHQKDHR is encoded by the coding sequence ATGAAACTAACAATTACTAATTACTTTAATGAAAGTATTTTAGGTGTTAAAACTTCGAAGTCAGCTATATTCAATGGCATAATTATCGGATCTTTAGTCGGTCTATCAGTTGCTTTCTATGACTGGCTACTAACTGATATGTTTGCTATGCAAACTAAAAAATATATTCCTTTGCATCTTTTAGGAATGCTCCCCTTTATCGGAATGATATTAACTGGATTAATTATCAAACAATTTTCTGTTTTAACTACTTCAACTGCTGATGAAGTTGTTCATGCATTTCATACAACTCCTAAATCATTGAGCCTTAGGAAGTCTATTCCTAAATTTTTTGCTTCCCTGACCACAATTGGATTTGGAGCGAGTGCTGGCCTAGAAGGATCATCTAAATGGCTCGGAGCTGCTATTGGATTATTCACTCAAAGAATTATAAATTTTTTAAAACCCGTGCTTCACTTTGACGGAAACTTATCAGATGCAATAATGACAGGAGCATCTGCCGGTATTGCTGCAATTTTTAAAGCTCCGCTATCTGGTACAATCATGGCGCTAGAATCGCCATATAAAAAAGATTTTGCTCATGAGCCTTTGGTGCAGTCCTTTATAGGAGCTGTAACAAGTTACACTGTATTTATACAGTTTCGTGGCAGTGCCAAATTTTTTATAATAAATTTGAATTATGATTTAAGGTGGCAAGATATATTTATTTGCGCTTTAATTGGAGTTATAACAGGATTATTCTCAACATCTTTCATAAATATATTGAAGAAAATTAATCTTAACTTTACTAGCAAATTAAGCCTTATGACCAAATATTTGTTAGGTGGTATTCTCTTAAGCCTTATTGCCTATATTGGACTTTATCATTTTGGCCATTACGTAACAATGTTTGGTGGCAACGATGTAATCAATAATTTGTTGGCAAATAAATATGACATTGATCAATCATTTCTTATCTCAATTCTAAAATCACTCGCGACTATAATAACCTTTGCATTTGGTGGTGTCGGTGGATTGTTTCTTCCCTCCGCTACAATCGGTGCATGTATAGGTGAAGTTTTTCAATTGCTTTTTCATTTTGCAACTCCTGGAATATTACCAATCATTGGGATTGCTTCATTTATAGCTGCTAGCTACAATGGCCTTCTATTTGGTCCTGTTTTAATTGCAGAAATTTCAGGAGAGCCATCACTAGTCGTTCTTGGTATTATAGCTTCTACAGTATCTTATTTAGTATCTAATGGGGTTTCAAACTCTTCTCATCAAAAAGATCACAGATAA
- a CDS encoding LysR family transcriptional regulator: protein MYNYNHLYYYYITAQFASITKASEYLKISQPSLSSQIKILEESMGVSLFIRNGRNIELTQKGKIIYSFCSKMFKETDGLSKFLNNIEGENNELLKIAVSDQIERPFIAEIIGKFMKKNKTDKVPKIILSTGTHESLVTDFNMGEYDLFISHSNKSFGKRRFDTVDLPVALIGLPKFLFKDGKNYKNISSFLKNNQSGFIMPDDSFKLRDEIDVFFTEEKFRPEINFESNILSANVRCLIEGAGVAFLPIAYVKKEIKKGILASYAPSLGFWNHQLYISTKVGDGAQKSSEEFKMLFLEEVNINSVS, encoded by the coding sequence ATGTATAATTATAATCATCTTTACTATTATTATATTACGGCACAGTTCGCTAGTATAACTAAGGCATCGGAATATTTAAAAATATCGCAGCCTTCATTAAGCTCTCAGATTAAAATTCTTGAAGAATCTATGGGGGTAAGTTTATTTATTAGAAATGGTCGAAATATTGAATTAACCCAAAAAGGTAAAATCATTTATTCATTTTGTTCTAAAATGTTTAAAGAGACGGATGGCTTATCCAAGTTTCTTAACAATATAGAAGGTGAGAATAATGAATTGTTGAAGATTGCTGTTTCAGATCAAATAGAGCGCCCATTCATTGCAGAAATAATTGGTAAATTTATGAAAAAAAATAAAACTGACAAAGTTCCCAAAATTATTCTTAGCACTGGAACACATGAGAGTTTAGTTACTGACTTTAATATGGGGGAATACGACTTATTTATTTCTCATTCTAATAAATCATTTGGAAAAAGAAGATTTGATACTGTGGATTTACCTGTCGCTTTAATAGGATTGCCAAAGTTTTTATTTAAAGACGGAAAAAATTATAAAAATATTTCTTCATTTTTAAAAAATAATCAATCAGGATTTATTATGCCTGATGATAGTTTTAAACTAAGGGATGAGATTGATGTGTTTTTTACTGAAGAAAAATTTCGTCCCGAAATTAATTTTGAAAGCAATATCTTATCCGCAAATGTGAGGTGTCTGATTGAGGGGGCCGGGGTAGCCTTTTTACCTATTGCATATGTAAAAAAAGAAATTAAAAAAGGAATTCTCGCAAGCTATGCGCCATCTCTAGGTTTTTGGAATCATCAACTTTATATTTCTACTAAAGTTGGCGATGGTGCACAAAAGAGTTCAGAAGAATTTAAAATGTTATTTTTAGAAGAAGTTAATATAAATAGTGTAAGCTGA